A genomic stretch from Salarias fasciatus chromosome 18, fSalaFa1.1, whole genome shotgun sequence includes:
- the LOC115406086 gene encoding cysteine/serine-rich nuclear protein 1-like: MYINHNSQTMRGTMKRKFAEVDEYPCYPSSSSSSSSSSSSSPSSLSSPASSEWESDGENISSETRGFRPHSPSLPNTLPSRSILKRHERTGTRCSVRFHQVTVFSFPRCQGFTSVPGRGGATLGMARKHSALQWYTVADHALEQQHRRRERLRERAREERLEAFKKKLVTSGAVDQREADMLTVDQVPDEDAGVHVSDAEADNRGFLQPFSSKQRQALLQAAGVKHIDREEKRQLHALRLSREACGCDCQGFCEPETCACSLAGIKCQVDRSSFPCGCSKDSCGNTQGRIEFDSRRVQTHYIHTLMRLELQTTLHDETRTPESQSEPPEELQEYEDPSEQDAPDSCCPFGFALEEDGLPLTMPPTPSFHFIPECLVEEESSCGSDMTEFSSSSDSDTGRYISETLLEVDGGPTRAHSLCDCKNNKYSSCSHRRHTGDSSSSADTVGPRKDDLFTDGTGWTSVTGYLEENANQARDIFEDDSLQDFPRTPSPSLDYSLGAYMDLSLSSGSDLEFFDSDYPSGPMHSSFKGHRHTDSFQHLQLFSAFSRPSYESSTQLLESLIGLTEPSTEQIYSVAGTQLL; encoded by the exons ATGTATATTAACCACAACAGCCAAACGATGAGAGGCACCATGAAGAGGAAGTTTGCAGAGGTCGACGAGTATCCCTGCtacccttcctcctcctcctcctcctcctcctcctcctcctcgtctccatCATCGCTCTCCTCCCCGGCCTCCTCAGAGTGGGAGTCGGACGGGGAGAACATCTCATCTGAGACCCGAGGTTTCAGACCTCACAGTCCTTCTTTACCCAACACTCTGCCGA GTCGGTCCATCCTGAAGAGGCACGAGCGCACGGGCACCCGCTGCAGCGTGCGCTTCCACCAGGTGACGGTGTTCAGTTTCCCACGCTGCCAGGGCTTCACCAGCGTGCCCGGCCGTGGCGGCGCCACCCTGGGCATGGCGCGAAAGCACAGCGCCCTCCAGTGGTACACCGTGGCAGATCACGCGCTGGAACAGCAGCACAGGCGGAGAGAGCGGCTGAgggagagggcgagagaggagaggctggaggcgTTCAAAAAGAAA CTGGTCACCAGTGGGGCCGTCGACCAGCGAGAGGCGGACATGCTCACCGTGGACCAGGTCCCGGACGAAGACGCCGGCGTGCATGTGAGCGACGCCGAGGCGGACAATCGGGGATTCCTCCAGCCGTTCTCCTCCAAACAGCGACAGGCCCTGCTGCAGGCCGCCGGGGTGAAGCACATCGACCGGGAGGAGAAGAGGCAGCTTCACGCCCTGCGACTCTCCAGAGAGGCCTGTGGGTGTGACTGCCAGGGCTTCTGCGAACCGGAGACCTGCGCCTGCAGTCTGGCAGGCATCAAGTGTCAG GTCGACCGCTCCAGCTTCCCATGTGGATGCTCTAAGGACAGCTGTGGAAACACTCAGGGACGCATCGAGTTCGACTCCAGGCGTGTGCAGACTCACTACATTCACACCCTCATGAGGCTTGAGCTGCAGACCACGCTGCACGACGAGACCCGGACCCCAGAGAGCCAGTCGGAACCTCCAGAGGAGCTCCAGGAGTACGAGGATCCCTCCGAGCAGGACGCCCCAGACAGCTGCTGTCCATTTGGGTTTGCGCTGGAGGAAGACGGCCTGCCTCTCACCATGCCTCCTACGCCTTCCTTCCATTTCATCCCAGAGTgtctggtggaggaggagagcagctgcgGCAGCGACATGACCgagttctcctcctcctctgactccgaCACGGGACGATACATCAGCGAGACGCTTCTGGAGGTCGATGGAGGACCGACACGTGCGCATTCTCTCTGTGACTGTAAAAACAATAAGTACTCTTCGTGCAGCCACCGGAGACACACAGGTGACAGTagcagctctgcagacacaGTGGGACCACGGAAAGACGACTTGTTCACTGACGGCACCGGCTGGACCTCGGTGACTGGTTACCTCGAGGAGAACGCGAATCAGGCCCGAGACATCTTTGAAGACGACTCCCTGCAGGACTTCCCCAGGACTCCCTCTCCCAGTCTGGACTATTCCTTAGGCGCATACATGGACCTGAGTCTGTCGTCCGGCTCTGACCTGGAGTTCTTCGACAGCGACTACCCCTCTGGACCAATGCACAGCTCTTTCAAGGGACACAGACACACGGACAGTTTTCAGCACCTCCAGCTGTTCAGCGCTTTCAGCCGGCCGTCATACGAGTCGAGCACACAACTCCTGGAGTCTCTCATCGGCCTGACCGAACCGAGCACAGAGCAGATTTACTCAGTCGCCGGCACACAGCTTTTGTAG
- the LOC115405569 gene encoding Golgi reassembly-stacking protein 1-like, with protein MGLSQSSEVSEGGTYGYHVHVVQPNSPAEKAGLQPFFDFILSLDSKRLNEENHMLKELLKVNVEKSVKMEVYSIKTTSVRELEVVPSDMWGGQGLLGASVRFCSYQGANENIMHVLDVEANSPAALAGLQPHTDYIVGADQLLQDSEEFFSLIEAREGKPLKLLVYSTRTDVCREVVVTPNASWGGEGSLGCGIGYGYLHRIPATPDVPQEEPDPPAPLDPPAPSDPSDSPVLLATSDSPVLLATSDSPALLDTSDSPALLAASDPPALLDLPAPSDPPAPLVSSDSPALLAASDLPTLLDPPALSAVSDPPALLDPPALSPPEEESSPELSPQGYTEAALAAPPVQDEDLDSDPIGPQEAPLPPPIQRVMDPGFPDSDEAVINDDLEDLVDGLDLSMSSIDMSNTSLSL; from the exons ATGGGTTTATCTCAGAGCTCAGAGGTGTCCGAAGGAGGGACGTACGGATACCACGTTCACGTC GTGCAGCCGAATTCACCTGCGGAAAAGGCCGGACTCCAGCCTTTCTTTGACTTCATTCTGTCTCTGGACTCCAAAAGACTC AATGAGGAGAATCACATGTTAAAAGAGCTCCTGAAAGTCAACGTGGAGAAATCAGTGAAGATGGAGGTGTACAGCATTAAAACCACGAGCGTCCGGGAGCTGGAGGTGGTGCCCAGTGACATGTGGGGAGGGCAGGGTCTGCTCGGCGCCAGCGTTCGCTTCTGCAGCTACCAAGGAGCCAATGAAAACATCATGCATGTCCTG GACGTGGAGGCCAATTCACCAGCAGCACTCGCAGGACTTCAGCCACATACTGACTACATCGTTGGAGCAGATCAACTGTTGCAGGAC tcagaggaGTTCTTCTCGCTGATCGAGGCCCGTGAAGGGAAGCCGCTGAAGCTGCTGGTGTACAGCACACGGACCGATGTCTGCAGGGAGGTGGTGGTCACACCCAATGCCTCATGGGGAGGAGAGGGCAG TTTGGGTTGCGGCATCGGGTACGGCTACCTGCACCGAATCCCTGCAACCCCCGATGTACCACAAGAGGAGCCGGACCCCCCAGCCCCATTGGACCCCCCAGCCCCATCGGACCCCTCGGACTCCCCGGTCCTGTTAGCTACCTCAGACTCCCCGGTCCTGTTAGCTACCTCGGACTCCCCAGCCCTGTTAGATACCTCGGACTCCCCAGCCCTGTTAGCTGCCTCGGACCCCCCAGCCCTGTTGGACCTCCCGGCCCCGTCAGACCCTCCTGCCCCATTGGTTTCGTCAGACTCCCCAGCCTTGTTGGCTGCCTCGGATCTCCCAACCCTGCTGGACCCTCCAGCCCTGTCAGCTGTCTCAGATCCCCCGGCCCTGCTGGACCCCCCGGCCCTCTCGCCCCCCGAAGAGGAGTCCTCTCCAGAGCTTTCTCCACAGGGCTACACAGAG GCTGCTttggcagctcctccagtccAGGATGAAGATCTGGACTCTGATCCGATCGGGCCTCAGGAAGCTCCTCTACCTCCacccatccagagagtcatggACCCCG GTTTTCCTGATTCTGACGAAGCGGTGATAAACGACGACCTCGAAGATTTGGTCGACGGCCTGGATCTGTCCATGTCCTCCATCGACATGTCCAACACTTCTTTGTCTCTGTAA
- the LOC115405568 gene encoding WD repeat-containing protein 48 isoform X1 → MATHHRQNAAGRRKVQVSYVIRDEVEKYNRNGVNALQLDPALNRLFTAGRDSIIRIWSVYQHKQDPYIASMEHHTDWVNDIVLCCNGKTLISASSDTTVKVWNAHKGFCMSTLRTHKDYVKALAYAKDKELVASAGLDRQIFLWDVNTLTALTASNNTVTTSSLSGNKDSIYSLAMNQMGTVIVSGSTEKVLRVWDPRTCAKLMKLKGHTDNVKSLLLNRDGTQCLSGSSDGTIRLWSLGQQRCIATYRVHDEGVWALQVNEAFTHVYSGGRDKKIYCTDLRNPDIRVLICEEKAPVLKMELDRSADPPPAIWVSTTKSSVNKWSLKGMHNFRSSGEYDNDCSTPLTPLCTQPEQVIKGGASIIQCHILNDKRHILTKDTNNNVAFWDVLKACKGEDLGKVEFDEEIKKRFKMVYVPNWFSVDLKTGMLTITLDESDCFAAWVSAKDAGFSSSDGSDPKLNLGGLLLQALLEFWPRTRINPMDEEENEVNHVNGEQENRVQKGNGYFQVPPHTPVIFGEAGGRTLFRLLCRDSGGETESMLLNETVPQWVIDITVDKNMPKFNKIPFYLQPHSSSGAKTLKKDRLSASDMLQVRKVMEHVYEKIINLDNESQTTSSSANDKPGEQEKEEDMAMLAEEKIELMCQDQVLDPNMDLRTVKHFIWKSGGDLTLHYRQKST, encoded by the exons ATGGCCACGCATCACAGGCAAAATGCAGCTGGGCGGAGGAAAGTACAG GTTTCTTATGTTATTAGAGATGAGGTGGAGAAATACAATCGAAACGGGGTGAACGCGCTGCAGCTCGATCCCGCTCTGAACCGGCTCTTCACGGCCGGGAGGGATTCCATCATCCGGATATGGAGCGTCTACCAGCACAAA CAGGACCCGTACATTGCATCCATGGAGCATCACACAGACTGGGTTAATGACATAGTGCTCTGCTGCAACGGCAAAACAT TGATATCTGCCTCATCAGATACAACGGTTAAAGTATGGAACGCGCATAAAGGGTTTTGTATGTCCACGTTACGAACACACAAAGACTATGTGAAAGCTCTGGCCTACGCCAAGGACAAGGAGCTAGTAGCATCAGCGGGCCTGGATCGACAGATCTTCCTTTGGGATGTGAACACACTAACAGCACTCACTGCTTCCAACAACACTGTCACCA CCTCGTCACTCAGCGGGAACAAGGACTCGATCTATAGTCTGGCTATGAATCAGATGGGCACAGTCATTGTATCGGGATCCACAGAAAAG GTTCTCAGAGTGTGGGATCCTCGAACATGTGCAAAGCTGATGAAGCTCAAAGGCCACACAGACAATGTCAAGTCACTGCTGCTAAATCGAGACGGCACTCAG TGTCTATCAGGCAGCTCGGACGGGACCATCCGCCTGTGGTCGCTCGGACAGCAGAGGTGTATCGCCACCTACCGGGTGCACGACGAGGGGGTGTGGGCCCTGCAGGTCAACGAGGCCTTCACACACGTCTATTCTGGCGGCAGAGACAAAAAGATCTACTGCACCGACCTGCGTAACCCCGACATCCGCGTGCTCATCTGTGAGGAGAAGGCCCCGGTGCTCAAA ATGGAACTGGACAGATCTGCTGACCCACCTCCAGCAATCTGGGTCTCCACCACCAAGTCATCCGTTAATAAATGG tcTCTAAAGGGAATGCACAACTTCAGATCATCGGGGGAGTATGACAACGACTGCAGCACCCCTCTGACACCGCTCTGCACACAGCCAGAGCAAGTTATCAAGG GAGGTGCCAGTATTATACAGTGCCACATTCTTAATGACAAGAGACACATACTCACCAAAGATACCAACAACAACGTGGCTTTTTGGGACGTCCTGAAG GCTTGCAAAGGTGAGGATTTGGGTAAAGTGGAGTTTGATGAAGAGATTAAAAAGCGATTCAAGATGGTCTATGTGCCAAATTGGTTCTCTGTAGATCTGAAAACTGGG aTGCTCACCATTACTTTAGATGAGAGCGACTGCTTCGCCGCCTGGGTGTCTGCAAAGGACGCTGGGTTCTCCAGTTCCGACGGATCCGACCCAAAGC TGAACCTGGGCGGATTGTTgctgcaggctctgctggagTTCTGGCCCAGAACCCGCATCAACCCcatggatgaggaggagaacgaGGTGAACCACG TAAACGGGGAGCAGGAGAACAGGGTCCAGAAAGGAAACGGATATTTCCAGGTGCCCCCACACACGCCGGTCATCTTtggagaagcaggaggaagaacTCTATTTAGGTTGCTATGTAGAGATTCGGGAGGCGAGACTGAATCCATGCTGCTGAACGAGACAGTCCCACAGTGGGTCATCGATATAACTGTAGAT aaaaacatGCCCAAGTTCAACAAAATCCCATTCTACCTCCAGCCCCATTCTTCCTCTGGTGCAAAAACTCTAAAAAA GGACCGTCTCTCAGCCAGCGACATGCTCCAGGTGAGGAAGGTGATGGAGCACGTGTACGAGAAGATCATCAACCTGGACAACGAGTCGCAGACCACCAGCTCCTCGGCCAACGACAAGCCCGGcgagcaggagaaggaggaggacatggCCATGCTAGCAGAAGAGAAGATCGAGCTCATGTGTCAAGACCAG GTTCTAGATCCCAACATGGACCTGCGAACAGTTAAACATTTTATCTGGAAGAGCGGCGGGGACTTGACGCTTCACTATAGGCAGAAGTCCACGTGA
- the LOC115405568 gene encoding WD repeat-containing protein 48 isoform X2, whose translation MATHHRQNAAGRRKVQVSYVIRDEVEKYNRNGVNALQLDPALNRLFTAGRDSIIRIWSVYQHKDPYIASMEHHTDWVNDIVLCCNGKTLISASSDTTVKVWNAHKGFCMSTLRTHKDYVKALAYAKDKELVASAGLDRQIFLWDVNTLTALTASNNTVTTSSLSGNKDSIYSLAMNQMGTVIVSGSTEKVLRVWDPRTCAKLMKLKGHTDNVKSLLLNRDGTQCLSGSSDGTIRLWSLGQQRCIATYRVHDEGVWALQVNEAFTHVYSGGRDKKIYCTDLRNPDIRVLICEEKAPVLKMELDRSADPPPAIWVSTTKSSVNKWSLKGMHNFRSSGEYDNDCSTPLTPLCTQPEQVIKGGASIIQCHILNDKRHILTKDTNNNVAFWDVLKACKGEDLGKVEFDEEIKKRFKMVYVPNWFSVDLKTGMLTITLDESDCFAAWVSAKDAGFSSSDGSDPKLNLGGLLLQALLEFWPRTRINPMDEEENEVNHVNGEQENRVQKGNGYFQVPPHTPVIFGEAGGRTLFRLLCRDSGGETESMLLNETVPQWVIDITVDKNMPKFNKIPFYLQPHSSSGAKTLKKDRLSASDMLQVRKVMEHVYEKIINLDNESQTTSSSANDKPGEQEKEEDMAMLAEEKIELMCQDQVLDPNMDLRTVKHFIWKSGGDLTLHYRQKST comes from the exons ATGGCCACGCATCACAGGCAAAATGCAGCTGGGCGGAGGAAAGTACAG GTTTCTTATGTTATTAGAGATGAGGTGGAGAAATACAATCGAAACGGGGTGAACGCGCTGCAGCTCGATCCCGCTCTGAACCGGCTCTTCACGGCCGGGAGGGATTCCATCATCCGGATATGGAGCGTCTACCAGCACAAA GACCCGTACATTGCATCCATGGAGCATCACACAGACTGGGTTAATGACATAGTGCTCTGCTGCAACGGCAAAACAT TGATATCTGCCTCATCAGATACAACGGTTAAAGTATGGAACGCGCATAAAGGGTTTTGTATGTCCACGTTACGAACACACAAAGACTATGTGAAAGCTCTGGCCTACGCCAAGGACAAGGAGCTAGTAGCATCAGCGGGCCTGGATCGACAGATCTTCCTTTGGGATGTGAACACACTAACAGCACTCACTGCTTCCAACAACACTGTCACCA CCTCGTCACTCAGCGGGAACAAGGACTCGATCTATAGTCTGGCTATGAATCAGATGGGCACAGTCATTGTATCGGGATCCACAGAAAAG GTTCTCAGAGTGTGGGATCCTCGAACATGTGCAAAGCTGATGAAGCTCAAAGGCCACACAGACAATGTCAAGTCACTGCTGCTAAATCGAGACGGCACTCAG TGTCTATCAGGCAGCTCGGACGGGACCATCCGCCTGTGGTCGCTCGGACAGCAGAGGTGTATCGCCACCTACCGGGTGCACGACGAGGGGGTGTGGGCCCTGCAGGTCAACGAGGCCTTCACACACGTCTATTCTGGCGGCAGAGACAAAAAGATCTACTGCACCGACCTGCGTAACCCCGACATCCGCGTGCTCATCTGTGAGGAGAAGGCCCCGGTGCTCAAA ATGGAACTGGACAGATCTGCTGACCCACCTCCAGCAATCTGGGTCTCCACCACCAAGTCATCCGTTAATAAATGG tcTCTAAAGGGAATGCACAACTTCAGATCATCGGGGGAGTATGACAACGACTGCAGCACCCCTCTGACACCGCTCTGCACACAGCCAGAGCAAGTTATCAAGG GAGGTGCCAGTATTATACAGTGCCACATTCTTAATGACAAGAGACACATACTCACCAAAGATACCAACAACAACGTGGCTTTTTGGGACGTCCTGAAG GCTTGCAAAGGTGAGGATTTGGGTAAAGTGGAGTTTGATGAAGAGATTAAAAAGCGATTCAAGATGGTCTATGTGCCAAATTGGTTCTCTGTAGATCTGAAAACTGGG aTGCTCACCATTACTTTAGATGAGAGCGACTGCTTCGCCGCCTGGGTGTCTGCAAAGGACGCTGGGTTCTCCAGTTCCGACGGATCCGACCCAAAGC TGAACCTGGGCGGATTGTTgctgcaggctctgctggagTTCTGGCCCAGAACCCGCATCAACCCcatggatgaggaggagaacgaGGTGAACCACG TAAACGGGGAGCAGGAGAACAGGGTCCAGAAAGGAAACGGATATTTCCAGGTGCCCCCACACACGCCGGTCATCTTtggagaagcaggaggaagaacTCTATTTAGGTTGCTATGTAGAGATTCGGGAGGCGAGACTGAATCCATGCTGCTGAACGAGACAGTCCCACAGTGGGTCATCGATATAACTGTAGAT aaaaacatGCCCAAGTTCAACAAAATCCCATTCTACCTCCAGCCCCATTCTTCCTCTGGTGCAAAAACTCTAAAAAA GGACCGTCTCTCAGCCAGCGACATGCTCCAGGTGAGGAAGGTGATGGAGCACGTGTACGAGAAGATCATCAACCTGGACAACGAGTCGCAGACCACCAGCTCCTCGGCCAACGACAAGCCCGGcgagcaggagaaggaggaggacatggCCATGCTAGCAGAAGAGAAGATCGAGCTCATGTGTCAAGACCAG GTTCTAGATCCCAACATGGACCTGCGAACAGTTAAACATTTTATCTGGAAGAGCGGCGGGGACTTGACGCTTCACTATAGGCAGAAGTCCACGTGA